Within the Leisingera thetidis genome, the region AAACCACCTGCCTGATGATGCTGGCCGGTTTTGAAACCGCGACCCATGGCGACATCCGCCTGGACGGGACGTCGATCAACAACATCCCGCCGCACAAGCGCGGCATCGGTATGGTGTTCCAGAACTACGCGCTGTTCCCGCATATGACGATCGCGGAAAACCTCTCCTTCCCGCTGGAAGTCCGCAAGATGGGCAAGTCCGAACGCGAGGAAAAAGTGAAGCGCGCGCTGGACATGGTGGAAATGGGCGCCTTCGGCGGCCGCCGCCCGGCCCAGTTGTCCGGCGGCCAGCAGCAGCGGGTCGCGTTGTCCCGCGCGCTGGTGTTCGAACCGGAACTGGTTCTGATGGACGAGCCGCTGGGCGCGCTTGACAAGCAACTGCGCGAAAAGATGCAGTTCGAGATCACCCACTTGGCGCACCGCTTGGGCATCACAGTGGTTTATGTGACCCACGACCAGACAGAAGCGCTGACCATGTCGGACCGCGTTGCGGTGTTTGACGACGGCCGAATCCAGCAGATCGCGCCGCCGGATCAGCTGTACGAAAGCCCGGAAAACAGCTTTGTTGCGCAGTTCATCGGCGAAAACAATACGCTGGAAGGCACCGTCAAGGAAATCAACAAGGGTATCGCGCTGGTGCAGCTGGATGATGGCGGGCTGATCGACTGCAAACCGGTCAACGTGTCAAAGCCGGGCGAGCGTACCCGCGTGTCGATCCGGCCGGAACGGGTGGAATATAACAAGGAACGCCTGCAGAAAGGCGTTCATACACTCAAAGCGGAAGTGCTGGAGTTCATCTATATGGGCGACATCTTCCGCACCCGTCTGCGGGTTGCCGGCAATGATGAGTTCATCATCAAGACCCGGAACGCCCCGGACCAGGTCCGGCTGCAGCCCGGTCAGCAGATCGAAATCGGCTGGCTGCCGGAAGACTGCCGCGCGCTGGACGCCTGACCCGCGTGCGCCGAACCCCCGGCAGGTAATGACCGGGGGTAACAACTAAATAACCTGATTCAACAAGGAGAGAGTGTTCATGAAACTCACCAAACTGACTGCCTTGGCCGCAACCACTGCGCTGTGCGCACCGATGGCATTTGCAGCCGACATGGCAGATGAAATGACCATCGTGTCCTGGGGCGGCGCCTATTCCAAGTCGCAGCTCAAGGCTTATCACGAACCCTACTCGGAAAAGACCGGCGTCAAGATCATCAACGATGAATCCTCTGCCGAGGCGGTGGCCAAGCTGCGTGCGATGAATGAAGCCGGCAATGTCACCTGGGATGTGGTCGACGTTGTGGCTGCGGATGCGATGCGCCTGTGCGACGAAGGCCTGGCGATGGAAATCGACGCCGATACTCAACTGGCGGCGGCGCCGGACGGCACCCCCGCGACCGAAGATTTCGGCGATCTTCTGGTTTCGGAATGCTTCATTCCGCAGATTGTTTACTCCACCACCTTTGGCTACCGCACAGATCTGGTCGGTGACACCCCGCCGACTAACGTTTGCGCGGTATTCGATCTGGAGGCCTATCCGGGCAAGCGCGCGCTGGAGAAACGTGCGATCAACAACATGGAATGGGCTCTGCTCTGCGATGGCGTTGCCAAGGACGAAGTCTATGATGTGCTGGAAACCGAGGAAGGCCAGGAACGTGCGCTGGCAAAACTCGACACCATCAAGGACAGCGTGATCTGGTGGTCTGCGGGCGCCGATACTCCGCAGCTGCTGGCTGACGGCGAAATCGTGATGGGCTCCACCTATAACGGCCGCCTGTTCTCTGTCATCGAAGAGCAGAAGCAGCCGGTTGCTATGCTGTGGGATGCGCAGATCTTCGACCTGGACGGCTGGATCATCCCGGCCGGCCTGAGCGAGGAGCGTAAAGCCCGCGCGCTGGACTACATCATGTTTGCCACCGACACCCAGCGTCTGGCGGACCAGGCAGCTTACATTTCCTACGGTCCGGCACGTGCATCATCCGCTCCTCTGGTCGGCAAGCATGCAGACCTTGGCATCGACATGGCGCCGCATATGCCGACCGATCCGGCGAACGCACAGAACACCTTCCTCTACAACTATGAGTTCTGGGCAGATTACCGTGATGATATCGAAGGCAAGTTCCAGGCATGGCTGGCTAAGTAAGCCACTCTGAAAAGATGCCAGGGGGCAGCAGATGCCCCCTGGCTTAGGCCCTTCACAAAAAGAGCCGTGCAAGGCTCGAAGAGCTCGACTGCGCTTGTCTTACGGCAGGCAAACAACAGGGAATACCATGAGTGACATCACCCAATCCGGCCCGGTTCTTGCGGCAGACGGGACACCGCTGAAGCGAAGCCTGGCCCGTGCCCTCAGGATGCAGAAACTGCGCGCGCTGATGCTGATCGCACCGCTGCTATTGTTCATCCTTCTGACATTCATTTTTCCGATTGCGGATATGCTGTTCCGTTCCGTTGAAAACGGGATCGTCGCCGATACCCTGCCCAAGACCGTTGTTGCCTTGCAGGACTGGGATCCGGACAGCGGCGAGGCGCCGGGCGAAGAAGTTTTTACCGCACTTGCAGCTGATATGCAGGTTGCCGCGAAGGAAAAAACCCATACCCGGCTTGGCACCAGGCTGAACTACGAATTGACCGGTATCTCTTCGCTGTTCCGAAAATCGGGCCGCAAGGTCAGCCGCTGGGATCTGGCGGCAGACGCGCCCTTCAAGGATAAGTTCCTCAGCATCGACAAGGATTGGGGCAGCATCGAAGTCTGGCGGACCATCAGCACCTACACCCCGAAGTACACCAACGGCTATTTCCTGAACTCTGTTGACATGCAGAAGGGGCCGGACGGCGCCGAGATGCGGCCTGAAAACCAGCAGATCTATATCACGCTGTTCATGCGTACACTTGTAATGTCACTGGTGATTACCGGGTCCTGCATTCTGCTTGGTTATCCGGTTGCCTGGATTCTGGCAAATTTGCCGTCCCGAACCGCGAACATGCTGATGATTCTGGTGCTGCTCCCGTTTTGGACATCGCTCCTGGTGAGGACATCGGCCTGGAAGGTGATGCTGCAGCAGCAGGGGGTGATCAACGACGTGCTGGTGTGGCTCGGTTTCGTGGCTGATGACGCCCGCCTTGTGATGATCAACAACCAGTTCGGCACCATCGTGGCAATGACCCACATCCTGCTGCCGTTCATGATCCTGCCGATGTACTCGGTAATGCAGACCATCCAGCCGACTTACCTGCGCGCGGCAAAATCTCTGGGCGCCACCAACTGGACTGCATTCTGGCGGGTATATTTCCCGCAGTCGGTGCCAGGTATAGGCGCGGGTTCGATCCTCGTCTTCATTCTTGCTATCGGCTACTACATCACGCCGGAAATTGTCGGCGGCACCAAAGGCGTCTTCATTTCCAACCGGATCGCCTACCATATTTCATCCTCGCTCAACTGGGGCCTGGCGGCGGCATTGGGCACCATCCTGCTGGCGGTCGTCCTGTTGCTCTACTGGACCTATGACAAGATCGTCGGCATCGACAACGTGAAGCTTGGATAAGACACATGGCACTGACACCTGTTGAAAATCAAACTCCCGGCTTTACCGCAGCGGTTGCTGCGGGCGCCGGGGCCATCTTCGGCCTCTTCGTGGGTACCGCGAATGACGCTGGTCTGATCGGGGCTGTTGCCGGTGCGGCGGTGCTGGCGGTCATCGGCTTTGCCTTCGCGTCGATGATGAGCCAGGAAAGGCCCCTGCGCTGGGCGAGTTTCGCAGTGTTTGCGGTCTTTGGCTATCTGTCGGGCGGGCTCCCGGCTGCGGTCATCGGCGCGCTGTTCGGCTGGTTTGCCGGATGGTTCATCTTCTGGATTGCCGCTTCACGCTACCGGATTTACCTGGCTCCTTATCTGACACCTGGCCAAGTGCTGTGGCACTATGCCTTCCGGGTGATTTGCGGCGCGATCTTCGTGTTCCTGATCACCCCGATCCTGGTGGTGATGCCGCTCAGCTTCAACGCTGAGGATTTCTTTACCTTCACCCCGGAAATGCTGCGCTTTGATCCGGCCGGCTATTCGATGAAGCACTACAATGACTTCTTCACCAACAATGATTGGCAGAATGCCTTGTGGAACTCGATCAAGATTGCACCGATGGCGACGATCCTGTCCGTCAGCTTTGGCACATTGGCCGCAATCGGCCTCAGCCAGCCGCATGTGCCGTTCCGCCGGGCGATCATGGCAATCCTGATCTCGCCGATGATTGTGCCGCTGATCATCTCGGCTGCCGGCATGTACTTTTTCTACAGCCGTATCGGTCTGCAAGGCACCTACTTCGGCGTCGTGCTGGCGCATGCCGCCTTGGGCATCCCCTTTGTGATCATTACGGTAACGGCAACCCTGGTGGGCTTTGACCGCTCGCTGACCCGTGCCGCGGCCAACATGGGCGCCGGTCCGGTCACCACTTTCTTCCGGGTGCAGATGCCGCTGATCCTTCCAGGGGTGATATCGGGCAGCCTGTTCGCCTTCATCACGTCCTTCGATGAGGTTGTCGTGGTGCTGTTCGTGGGTTCAGCTGGGCAGAAAACCCTGCCGTGGCAGATGTTCACGGGCCTGCGCGAGCAGATATCGCCGACCATTCTGGCAGTGGCGACAATCCTGGTGGCCATCTCAATCCTGCTGCTGGCCACGGTGGAAATGCTGCGCCGGCGGTCGGAGCGGCTGCGCGGCATGTCCCCCAGCTGATCCGCTGCAAATGCCCAATCGAAAAGGCCCCGTTCTGCGGGGCCTTTTGCTATGCATTGCAATGAAAAAACGCGGGGGTGAATTGGCCGTGAGGCCATGAGGGGGCTGGCTCCCCAGCGTCCGTGCTACCGCAGGCGATGCAGCAGCTGCGGAGACGCGTAGCCATCCGGTGTCAGACCGTTTGCCGCCTGGTAGGCGCGCACCGCTCCGATTGTCTTGGGACCGATCTTGCCGTCAATGCCTTCGGTGTCAAAGCCCTCGCTGGTCAGCCGCCTCTGCATCTCTTCCCGCTCCGCCAGGGTCAAAGCCCGGTCGCCGCGCGGCCAACCGCTTTGGATCGCTGCACCGCCCCTGATCCTGTCGGCCAGATGCCCGACACCGATCACATAGGCATCGGCAGTGTTGTAGCGTTCCAGCACAGCAAAGTTCCCGAAGATCATGAAGGCTGCCCCCTCGCGGCCAGCCGGCAGAAGGATGGAAGCCGGGCCGTGATCGGCCACCGCGCGCCCGTCCAGCCCTTGGACGCCAAGTGCGGCCCAGTCCGACGGGCGTTTTTCGATCTCACGGTCTGCCAGCGTGTAATCAAACTCGTTGGGAAGAGTTACCTCCACGCCCCAGGGCTGCCCTTTCACCCAGCCGAACTGCTTGAGGTAAGCCGCGGTCGAGGCAAGCGCATCGGCTGGATTGTCCGACCAGATGTCGCGCTTGCCGTCGCCGGTGAAATCCACCGCGTATTCCAGGTAGGAGGTCGGTATGAACTGGGTGTGCCCCATGGCGCCGGCCCAGCTGCCGGTCATCTTGCGGGCGGCGACGTCGCCCGCCTGCAGGATCTTCAGCGCCGCAACCAGCTGGCCCTCAAAGAATTCCCCGCGCCGCCCGTCAAAGGCCAGTGTCGCCAGCGACCGGATCACATCCATCTTGCCGCGGAAAGTGCCATAGCTGCTTTCCAGCCCCCAGACCGCCACCACAACTTCTTTCTCGACGCCATATTCGGCTTCGATCTGCTCCAGCCGCGCCTGGTGGTCCCGCAGCGCCGCCTGGCCGTTCTTTACCCGCAGCTCCGAGGCGGCGCTGTCCAGGTACTCCCAGATCGTCTTGGTGTATTCCGACTGGTTGCGGTCGCGCCGGATCACCTCCGGATCATAACTGACGCCGCCAAAGGCGCGGTCCAGCACCGGTGCGCTGATGCCCTGGGCCAGGGCGCGGTCCCGGAAGCCCTGGATCCACCCTTGGAAATTCAGCTCTGCCGCTGCCGGCTCCGGCGCCACCTCTTTATGGGCCGCGGGGCGCGCCGCCGGTCTCAAGGCCGTGGCCGTGGCCGCGGACGCAAGCCGATAGCTCTCATCCTGTCCCTCCTGCGTGACCGCTTCCGGCCGCTGGGCGGGCCTCACGGTATTGTCCGGTGCGGCCTGTGCCGCCATGGCTCCGCCTGCCACCAGGGACGCTGCAACCCATCTGCGCATGATGCACCTCATTATACACTGCTCCCCGCCAGTCTAGCGGAGGCGGAGCCCGGGTAAAGAGGTCACTCCCTGCATGTGCGGGCCGCCGCCTGCCGCTCCTTCTGCATTTGCTCCAGCGCGTCCCGCAGCATCGGCACCCGGTGCGGGCGGAAGCTCTGCCCGGTCACTTGCAGCCCCCGCATCCGGTCCAGCCGGAACACCCGCACCGCATCGCGCAGGCCGCACCAGGCAATCAGCACGGTGGAGCGGTCGAAATAGACCACGCTCAGGGGTTTCACCTGCCGCTCTGTCACCGCGCCATAGCCGTCAGTATAACCAAAGCGCACCTCCACCTCGTCCCAGGCCGCCTGCCGCAGGTCCTGTGCGGAAATCGCCGGCGGCACGGGGCGCTCGAACCGGTAGGGGGCCAGCACCGCATGGCGCAGCCGGTGCGCCTGCCGCGGCGGCAGCCGCGCCTGCAGCTTGCGCAGCGCTTCGGAGGCCGCAGTGGCCAGTTCCGGGTCGCCGATCAACTCCACCTCGCGCAGGCCCAGCACCAGCGCCTCCAGTTCGGTATCGCGAAACCCCATGGGGGGCAGCGCATTGTCCTCGATCAGGGTAAAGCCATACCCCGCCTCGCCGTCGATCACCGCCCCCATCTCGCGCAGAGTGGCGATATCGCGGTGAATGCTGCGGGCCGAGACACCCAGGCCGCGGCCCAGCTCTGCCGCGGTGTGCGGACCGGGGCCCAGGCGCAGGGACTGCATCAGCTGAAAAAGGCGGTGGGTGCGGGACATGGCCTATTCTCTCTACGCCTGATGACAGTTTTTGTCACCATGCGGATCTAGGGTGCCCCCGATCCGAAACGACAGGAGCCACCCATGCTGACCCTTCTGACCTATCCCCGCAACGGCGCCGTCTTCAGCCTTAGCCCGTTTTGCGTCAAAGCGGCTCTGTTACTGGCTTTTTCCGGCCAAAGCTGGACCCGCGAAGACCTGAGCGACCCGCGCGGGATGCCGCACCGCAAGCTGCCGGTGCTGCGCACCCCTGGCGGTCTGGTGCCGGACAGCAGCGCCATCCGCGCCTGGCTGGAACGGCGGGGCACCAACTTCGACGCTTCGCTCGGCACGCGGGACCGGGCGCAGGCGCGGATGCTTATCCGCATGGCCGAGGATACGCTGTACTTCCATGTGGTGTGCAACCGCTGGGACAATGACGCCGTCTGGCCCACGATCCGCGACAAGTACTTCCATGAGATTCCCGCCCTGATCCGCCGCCCGGTCGCCGGCGCCATCCGCCGCTCGGTGCACAAGGGGCTGATGTTCCAAGGCACCGCGCGGTTCAGCAAGGAGGAACGGATCCAGCGTATCGATCAGGATCTGCAGGCCATCACCGCTCTGCTGAAGGGGCAGGATTTCCTGTTCGGAGCACACATCTCCAGCGCCGATTTCAGCGTTTCCTCGATGCTGCAGGCGATGGGGACAACTCCGGTCCGCACGCCGCTGGTGTCCCGTATCCTCGACGATGCGGTGCTCAAGCGTTACGTTAACCGGGTGTTCGAAACGGTGCCCCTGCCATGACCCCGCCTTTTGCCAGCCGCGAAGTCGAAGCAGCCTTTGATTTCCCGGACCGGCAGGCCCGCGCGGGCCTGCTGGCGCTGCGCCGGCTTATCTTTGACACCGCCGCCCAGACGCCGGAAGCGGGCCGGATCGAGGAATCCTTGCGCTGGGGCCAGCCTTCCTATCTCACGCCGGAGAGCAAGACCGGCTCCACCCTCCGGCTGGGCGTGCCCAAGGATGCGCGCTTTGCGCTGTTTGTGCACTGTCAAAGCCGGCTGATCCCGGAATTCGCCGCGGCCTTCCCGGCCTGGGACCGGTTCGAGGGCACCCGGGCGGTGCTGTTCAATGACCCCCGGGACGTGGAGCCGATCCGCCACGGCTGGCTGATCAGGCGGGCGCTCACCTACCGTATCCGGCCGCCGCTGGAGACCCCGGTCTGAGAAAATACTGCCCTGTCCCCGCGGGGACAGGCGCTCATTTCCGGCGTTTGCGTTCCACCTTGCGCTTCACCTTGGCGGCCTTGTGCTTGGACTTCGCCGCCTTGCGCTTCAGGGTGCGTCCTGCCGGGCTGCGCCGCCCGCCCTTGCGGGCTCCGCCGCCTTCCGGCAGCTGCTGGTCTTCGATGGCCAGCAGCTCCAGCTCCAGCCCGCCGGTCACCGGTGCCGCCTGGGTCAGCCGCACCGTGACCCGCTGGCCAATCGCCAGGGTCATGCCGGTGTCAGACCCGGTCAGCGTGCCGGCCTGGGGGTCGAAATGGAAGAACTCCCGCCCGATCGAGCGTACCGGCACCAGCCCGTCGGCCCCGGTTTCATCCAGCTTCACAAAGGCCCCGAAGCGGGCAATGCCGCTGATCCGGCCAGCAAACTCGTTGCCGACCCGCTCGCTCAGATAGGACGCAAGATAGCGGTCCGTGGTGTCCCTCTCGGCAATCATCGAGCGCCGTTCGGTATCGGAGATATGGGTTGCAGTCTCTTCCAGGCGTTCGATTTCCTCCGCAGTCAGGCCGTCATCGCCCCAGCCATGCGCCGAGATCAATGAGCGGTGCACGATCAGGTCGGCATAGCGGCGGATCGGCGAGGTGAAATGCGCGTAATTGCGCAGCGCCAGGCCGAAGTGGCCGAAGTTCTCCGGGTTGTAATAGGCCTGCTGCATCGACCGCAGGGTGGAGATATTGATCAGCTCCGCATCATCCGTCCCCGCCGCATGATTGAGCAGCGCGTTCAGATGCCGGGTCTGCAGCACCTGTCCCTTGGCCAGGTTCAGCCCTGCCGCGCGCGCGGTTTCCCGCAACGCTTCCAGCTTCTCGGGCGCCGGCTCCTCATGCACCCGGAACAGGAGCGGCGAGCGTTTCTGGATCAGCGTCTCTGCCGCGGCAACATTGGCGAGGATCATGAATTCCTCGATCAGCTTGTGCGCATCCAGCCGGTCGCGGAAGGCAACCGAGGTGACATGGCCATCGTCATCCAGCACGATCTTGCGTTCCGGCAGGTCCAGATCCAGCGGCTCGCGCTCGGCTCTTGCCGTTGTTAGAGCCTGATAAGCGGCGTAAAGTGGCTTGATCACATCATTGAGGAAAGGTGCGGTCTTCTCGTTCGGATCGCCGTCCATCGCCTCCTGCACCTCGGCGTAATTCAGCGAGGCCACGGAGCGCATCAGCCCGCGGACGAACTTGTGGGTGATCTTGTTGCCCTCGGCATCCACCTGCATCCGCACCGCGACACAGGCGCGCGGCACGCCTTCGTGCAAGCTGCACAGGTCGCCCGACAGCCGGTCCGGCAGCATCGGCACGACCCGGTCGGGGAAATAGCTGGAGTTGCCGCGTTTCCTCGCCTCGCGGTCCAGCGCCGAGCCGGAGCGCACATAGGCCGCCACATCGGCAATCGCCACCCAGATCACATGGCCGCCGGGGTTCCTGGGATCGTCATCGGCATGGGCATAGCAGGCGTCGTCATGGTCGCGCGCGTCCGCCGGGTCGATGGTGACCAGCGGCAGCTCGCGCAGATCCTCGCGGCCCTTCAGCCCCATCGGCTTGGCGGCATCCGCCTCCGCCATCACCTTGTCGGGGAATTGATCGGGGATGCCGTGCTGATGAATCGCAATCAGCGATACCGCCTTGGGCGCCGCAGGGTCGCCCAGCCGTTCAACAATCCGCGCACGCGGCAGGCCCATGCGGCCCTTGGGGCCGGCCTGTTCCGCCTCGACCAGCTCGCCGTCCCTG harbors:
- a CDS encoding ABC transporter permease, with translation MALTPVENQTPGFTAAVAAGAGAIFGLFVGTANDAGLIGAVAGAAVLAVIGFAFASMMSQERPLRWASFAVFAVFGYLSGGLPAAVIGALFGWFAGWFIFWIAASRYRIYLAPYLTPGQVLWHYAFRVICGAIFVFLITPILVVMPLSFNAEDFFTFTPEMLRFDPAGYSMKHYNDFFTNNDWQNALWNSIKIAPMATILSVSFGTLAAIGLSQPHVPFRRAIMAILISPMIVPLIISAAGMYFFYSRIGLQGTYFGVVLAHAALGIPFVIITVTATLVGFDRSLTRAAANMGAGPVTTFFRVQMPLILPGVISGSLFAFITSFDEVVVVLFVGSAGQKTLPWQMFTGLREQISPTILAVATILVAISILLLATVEMLRRRSERLRGMSPS
- a CDS encoding extracellular solute-binding protein codes for the protein MKLTKLTALAATTALCAPMAFAADMADEMTIVSWGGAYSKSQLKAYHEPYSEKTGVKIINDESSAEAVAKLRAMNEAGNVTWDVVDVVAADAMRLCDEGLAMEIDADTQLAAAPDGTPATEDFGDLLVSECFIPQIVYSTTFGYRTDLVGDTPPTNVCAVFDLEAYPGKRALEKRAINNMEWALLCDGVAKDEVYDVLETEEGQERALAKLDTIKDSVIWWSAGADTPQLLADGEIVMGSTYNGRLFSVIEEQKQPVAMLWDAQIFDLDGWIIPAGLSEERKARALDYIMFATDTQRLADQAAYISYGPARASSAPLVGKHADLGIDMAPHMPTDPANAQNTFLYNYEFWADYRDDIEGKFQAWLAK
- the rnr gene encoding ribonuclease R, encoding MSRIPSKAEILDWISANPTHTSKRDIAKAFGIKGADRIDLKRILKELEGEGHLQKRKKTYRDPDQLPPVTVLQVKAPNADGDLYGRPLEWHGEGVEPVILILTRASDPALGEGDKILAKLQMVPDQDHNYEARLIRRIGSNPKRVLGIFRTGSEGGRIVPIDKAASTEWMVAPDAINDARDGELVEAEQAGPKGRMGLPRARIVERLGDPAAPKAVSLIAIHQHGIPDQFPDKVMAEADAAKPMGLKGREDLRELPLVTIDPADARDHDDACYAHADDDPRNPGGHVIWVAIADVAAYVRSGSALDREARKRGNSSYFPDRVVPMLPDRLSGDLCSLHEGVPRACVAVRMQVDAEGNKITHKFVRGLMRSVASLNYAEVQEAMDGDPNEKTAPFLNDVIKPLYAAYQALTTARAEREPLDLDLPERKIVLDDDGHVTSVAFRDRLDAHKLIEEFMILANVAAAETLIQKRSPLLFRVHEEPAPEKLEALRETARAAGLNLAKGQVLQTRHLNALLNHAAGTDDAELINISTLRSMQQAYYNPENFGHFGLALRNYAHFTSPIRRYADLIVHRSLISAHGWGDDGLTAEEIERLEETATHISDTERRSMIAERDTTDRYLASYLSERVGNEFAGRISGIARFGAFVKLDETGADGLVPVRSIGREFFHFDPQAGTLTGSDTGMTLAIGQRVTVRLTQAAPVTGGLELELLAIEDQQLPEGGGARKGGRRSPAGRTLKRKAAKSKHKAAKVKRKVERKRRK
- a CDS encoding helix-turn-helix transcriptional regulator, which encodes MSRTHRLFQLMQSLRLGPGPHTAAELGRGLGVSARSIHRDIATLREMGAVIDGEAGYGFTLIEDNALPPMGFRDTELEALVLGLREVELIGDPELATAASEALRKLQARLPPRQAHRLRHAVLAPYRFERPVPPAISAQDLRQAAWDEVEVRFGYTDGYGAVTERQVKPLSVVYFDRSTVLIAWCGLRDAVRVFRLDRMRGLQVTGQSFRPHRVPMLRDALEQMQKERQAAARTCRE
- a CDS encoding DUF1801 domain-containing protein, which gives rise to MTPPFASREVEAAFDFPDRQARAGLLALRRLIFDTAAQTPEAGRIEESLRWGQPSYLTPESKTGSTLRLGVPKDARFALFVHCQSRLIPEFAAAFPAWDRFEGTRAVLFNDPRDVEPIRHGWLIRRALTYRIRPPLETPV
- a CDS encoding glutathione S-transferase family protein encodes the protein MLTLLTYPRNGAVFSLSPFCVKAALLLAFSGQSWTREDLSDPRGMPHRKLPVLRTPGGLVPDSSAIRAWLERRGTNFDASLGTRDRAQARMLIRMAEDTLYFHVVCNRWDNDAVWPTIRDKYFHEIPALIRRPVAGAIRRSVHKGLMFQGTARFSKEERIQRIDQDLQAITALLKGQDFLFGAHISSADFSVSSMLQAMGTTPVRTPLVSRILDDAVLKRYVNRVFETVPLP
- a CDS encoding ABC transporter ATP-binding protein, whose amino-acid sequence is MADASNVDAFVEFERVQKSYDGENLVVKDLNLTMPKGEFLTMLGPSGSGKTTCLMMLAGFETATHGDIRLDGTSINNIPPHKRGIGMVFQNYALFPHMTIAENLSFPLEVRKMGKSEREEKVKRALDMVEMGAFGGRRPAQLSGGQQQRVALSRALVFEPELVLMDEPLGALDKQLREKMQFEITHLAHRLGITVVYVTHDQTEALTMSDRVAVFDDGRIQQIAPPDQLYESPENSFVAQFIGENNTLEGTVKEINKGIALVQLDDGGLIDCKPVNVSKPGERTRVSIRPERVEYNKERLQKGVHTLKAEVLEFIYMGDIFRTRLRVAGNDEFIIKTRNAPDQVRLQPGQQIEIGWLPEDCRALDA
- a CDS encoding lytic murein transglycosylase, encoding MRRWVAASLVAGGAMAAQAAPDNTVRPAQRPEAVTQEGQDESYRLASAATATALRPAARPAAHKEVAPEPAAAELNFQGWIQGFRDRALAQGISAPVLDRAFGGVSYDPEVIRRDRNQSEYTKTIWEYLDSAASELRVKNGQAALRDHQARLEQIEAEYGVEKEVVVAVWGLESSYGTFRGKMDVIRSLATLAFDGRRGEFFEGQLVAALKILQAGDVAARKMTGSWAGAMGHTQFIPTSYLEYAVDFTGDGKRDIWSDNPADALASTAAYLKQFGWVKGQPWGVEVTLPNEFDYTLADREIEKRPSDWAALGVQGLDGRAVADHGPASILLPAGREGAAFMIFGNFAVLERYNTADAYVIGVGHLADRIRGGAAIQSGWPRGDRALTLAEREEMQRRLTSEGFDTEGIDGKIGPKTIGAVRAYQAANGLTPDGYASPQLLHRLR
- a CDS encoding ABC transporter permease, producing MSDITQSGPVLAADGTPLKRSLARALRMQKLRALMLIAPLLLFILLTFIFPIADMLFRSVENGIVADTLPKTVVALQDWDPDSGEAPGEEVFTALAADMQVAAKEKTHTRLGTRLNYELTGISSLFRKSGRKVSRWDLAADAPFKDKFLSIDKDWGSIEVWRTISTYTPKYTNGYFLNSVDMQKGPDGAEMRPENQQIYITLFMRTLVMSLVITGSCILLGYPVAWILANLPSRTANMLMILVLLPFWTSLLVRTSAWKVMLQQQGVINDVLVWLGFVADDARLVMINNQFGTIVAMTHILLPFMILPMYSVMQTIQPTYLRAAKSLGATNWTAFWRVYFPQSVPGIGAGSILVFILAIGYYITPEIVGGTKGVFISNRIAYHISSSLNWGLAAALGTILLAVVLLLYWTYDKIVGIDNVKLG